A single genomic interval of Trichosurus vulpecula isolate mTriVul1 chromosome 6, mTriVul1.pri, whole genome shotgun sequence harbors:
- the BATF2 gene encoding LOW QUALITY PROTEIN: basic leucine zipper transcriptional factor ATF-like 2 (The sequence of the model RefSeq protein was modified relative to this genomic sequence to represent the inferred CDS: substituted 2 bases at 2 genomic stop codons) has protein sequence MHLXSGAPPSKEGKLLVTDPREVDRQLKRRQKNRVAAQRSRQKHTDKADELHQEHEWLERDNQALRKEIWSLQAEVKLWLRALEEHQRVCLLAVVPASTQTPPDCWSQTEPAPQTPPAQPHAPLMVXTFPTPLQAPASPSAQPPPPPSPVQAPDPPCLSSALLSSPLTPFLITSPPAGSPSGSALTLTRSLLASSSCLSPHLPAPPQQAACLLPLGARNLREGKTEHVLDGPSATPHPEGSGQGWAWVLSSIHF, from the exons ATGCACCTGTGAAGTGGGGCACCCCCCTCCAAGGAAGGGAAACTTCTGGTGACC GATCCCAGGGAGGTGGACAGACAGCTGAAGCGGAGACAGAAGAACCGGGTGGCGGCCCAGCGGAGCCGGCAGAAGCATACGGATAAGGCGGATGAGCTGCACCAG GAACACGAGTGGCTGGAGAGAGACAACCAAGCCCTCCGGAAGGAGATTTGGTCACTGCAGGCAGAGGTGAAGCTCTGGCTCCGGGCCTTGGAGGAGCATCAGCGGGTCTGCCTGCTGGCTGTGGTTCCTGCCTCTACCCAGACTCCTCCTGACTGCTGGAGCCAGACTGAGCCAGCTCCCCAGACTCCCCCAGCCCAACCGCATGCCCCTCTTATGGTGTAGACCTTTCCCACACCTCTGCAGGCCCCTGCCTCCCCTTCTGCTcagcctcctcctccaccttctccagTGCAGGCCCCGGATCCTCCCTGCCTGTCCTcagctctcctctcctcccctctgacaCCTTTCTTGATCACCTCACCTCCAGCAGGGTCTCCCTCTGGGTCTGCCTTGACCTTGACTAGAAGTCTCCTGGCCTCTTCCTCTTGTCTCAGCCCTCACCTCCCAGCTCCCCCACAGCAGGCTGCTTGTTTGCTGCCCCTTGGGGCCAGAAACCTCAGAGAAGGCAAGACAGAACATGTGTTGGATGGTCCTTCAGCCACTCCTCATCCAGAAGGGAGTGGGCAGGGCTGGGCCTGGGTCCTGTCCTCCATCCATTTTTAA